The Deltaproteobacteria bacterium genomic interval AGCAGGCGCTTGCGCGCGCCCTCGATCGTGAAGCGCTCGGCGTAGAGCAGGTGCTTCACCACCAGGATGGTCTCGAGGTCCTTGCGCCGGTACATGCGCTGCTTGGAGCGCGACTTCGGCGGGACCATGGTCTTGAACTCGGTCTCCCAGAAGCGCAGCACGTACGGCTCCACGCCCACGAGCTTCGAGACCTCGCCGATCCGGAAATAGGTCTTGTCGGGAATCCTGGCGAGCTGGTCCTGGATCGCGTCGATCATCGAATCACCCCCCGAGCGGATTCTAGCGAGCTATTCGTCGTCGTCCTCGTCCGATCCGGTCTCGAGCACGCCCCCTTCGTTCAGGGCGTTCTTCAGCACCAGGCTCGGCTTGAAGGTGAGCACGCGACGCGCCTCGAGCTGGATCTCTTCGCCGGTCTGCGGGTTGCGGCCCTTGCGCGCGTTCTTCTCGCGCACGATGAAGTTGCCGAAGCCCGAGAACTTCACCTTCTCACCGCCGACGAGCGCGTCCTTGATCACGTCGAAGACGGTCTCGACCAGCTCCGCGGATTCCTTCTTGGAGAAGCCCACGCGCTCGTAGATGGTCTCGACGATGTCGGCCTTGGTCATTCTCTGCCCTCCCCCGATTGCATCCTATCGAAGCTCCGCGCCGAATCGCTGGCCGAGCATCTCGACCACGCGCTCGGTCGCCTTGGCGACTTCCGTGTCCAGAAGCGTCCGGTCCGGACGCTGGAACACCAGTCGAAACGCCACGCTGACCTTCCCCGCGGGAATCCCCACGCCATCGTATCGGTCGAAGATCTCCGCGGATACAAGCGAATTCCCTGCCGTCTTGCGGATCGCGTCGAGCACGTCGCCGGCCGGCTGCGAGGCGCTGAACAGGACCGCGAGGTCGCGGCGGACCGCCGGATAGAGCGAGACCTCGCGGACCTGCGCCACCGCCGGACGGGATTCGAGCAGCGCCGCGAGATCGACCTCGAGCACCGCACAGGGCGGGCTGATCTCGAAGCGGCTCGCGACCTCCGGGTGAAGCTCGCCGAGCCGGCACAGGACGCGCGACCCGCGCCGCAGCTCGCCCGACGCGCCCGGGTGTAGCCAGGGGGCCTCCGAGCGGGAGTGAAAGACCGCGCTGATGCCGAGCTCGGCGAAGAGCGCCTCCGCGATGCCCTTCGCGTCGAAGAACACCGGCGCGGGGGTGACCGACTCCCAGAGGGACGCGCGCTCGCCGCGCGTCAGCAGCGCGGCCGCGCGCAGCGGCTCTTCGGGAAGCTCCCCGGGGCCGCGGGCGAGGAACACGCGCGCGACCTCGAAGATCCGCACCGAGCCGACCTGTCGCGAGAGGTTGCGGCGCGCCGTGCGCAGCAGCCCGGGCAGAAGCGACGGGCAGAGCAGCGAGCCCATGCCCTGCATGGGGTTCGCGAGCCGGACCGCGCGCCGCAGCTCGTGGTCCGGCGGCAGGCGCAGCGAGTCGAGCTCCTCGGGGAGCACTGCGGGAAGCAGACGGATCTCCGAGAGGCCGACCGCCTTCAGCGCGTCGCGCGCGCGATCGGCGAGCACGAGCGACGCCGGCTTCGAGACCGGCTCGAGCGTTGCGCGCGGCAGCGTCGGCTCGATCGCGTCGTAGCCATGGATGCGCGCGATCTCCTCGATCAGGTCCTGCGCGATCGCGAGGTCGTTTCGCCAGCTCGGCACCGCGCAGCGGAGCAGACCGTTTGCGTCGAGCCGCGCCTGCACGCCGACGCGCGAGAGCAGCGCGACGATCTGCTCGGCCGAGAGCTCGAGGCCGAGCAGGCGATTGGGATGGGCCGGGTCGAGCGCGATCTCGACCACACCCCTCGCGCCGGAGCCGCGCGCCTCGACGCGGCCGCGGGCGACGCTGCCGCCCGCGAGCTCGGCGAGAAGTCGCGCGGCTCGGTCGGCCGCGCGGGCGATCCCCTCGGCATCGACGCCGCGCTCGAAGCGGTACGAAGCCTCGCTGCGCAGCCCCAGTCGCTTCGAGGTGCGGCGCACGCGCGCGGGCGCGAACACCGCGCTCTCGATCAGCACGTCGCGCGTGGTGGCGCGGACCTCCGTCTCGGCGCCGCCCATCACGCCGGCGATCGCGACCCCGCGCTCGGCGTCGGCGATCACCAGATCTTCGGGCACGAGCGCACGCGTCTCGCCGTCGAGCGTCGCGATCTTCTCGCCGGCGTGCGCGCGGCGCACTCGGACCTCGCCGCCGCGCAGCGTCTCCAGGTCGAACGCGTGCAGGGGCTGGCCGTACTCGAGCAGGACGAAGTTCGTGACGTCGACGACCACGTTGATCGCGCGCATTCCCGCGGCCTCGAGCCGCGCGGCCAGCCACGCGGGCGACGGCCCGACGCGCACTCCGTGCACCACGCGGGCGACGTAGGCGGGGCAGCCCTCCGCGTCCTCGATCGAGATCCGCACGTCCTTCGCGGCGTCCCGCTCGCCCTCGACCGGCTCCGACGGCGGCATTCGCAGCGGCCCGCCGAAGAGCGCGCTCACCTCGCGCGCCATGCCGAGCATCGAGACCCAGTCGCCGCGGTTGGGGGTGATCTCGACGTCGAGGATCGTCTCGCCGACCGCGAGCACGTCGGGCAGCGCCGCGCCGACCGCCGCGCCCGGATCGAGCACGAGGATGCCGCCGGCGTCGTCGCCGAGCCCGAGCTCGCGCGACGAGCAGATCATGCCCTCCGACACCTCTCCGCGGATCTTGGACTTCTTGAGCTTGGTCCCGTCGGGAAGCGTCACCCCCGGAACCGCGACCGCGACCTTCTGGCCCGCCGCGACGTTTGGCGCCCCACACACGATGGTGGCGGGCGCGGCCACACCCAGATCGACGCTGCAGACCGAGAGCCGCTCCGCGTTCGGATGCGGCCGGCGCTCGAGCACGTGCCCGACGCGGATCGCGGACAGGTCCGGCCCGGTGCGCAGGACCTCTTCGATCTCGAGCCCCGCGAGCGTGAGCCGCTCCTCGAGCTCCGCTTGCGGCGGCAGGTCGACGAAGCTCGCAAGCCAGTCGAGCGAGACCTTCATCCGATCTGCTCCAGCACCCGCACGTCGCCTTCGAACATGAGATGGATGTTGGGAATGCCGAAGCGCTGCATCGCGGTGCGGTCGATCGTCATGCCGAACGCGAAGCCCTGGTACTTCCGCGCGTCGATCCCGCAGTTCTCGAGCACGCCCGGATGGATCATCCCGCAGCCGCCCCACTCGAGCCAGCCGTCGCGCCAGGAGAAATCGAACTCCGCCGAGGGCTCGGTGAAGGGAAAGAAGTGCGCGCGGAAGCGCAGCCGAACGTCCGGCCCCATCAGGTGGCGCGCGAACGCGTAGAGCACGCCCTTCATGTCGCCGAAGCTCACGCGCTCGTCGACCATGAAGCCCTCGATCTGGTGGAAGAACGGCGAGTGCGTGGCGTCGTGATCGACGCGGAAGACGCGACCCGGCGCGATGAAGCGGAACGGCGGCGTGCGGCCGGTCATCGCGCGGATCTGCACCGGAGACGTGTGCGTGCGCAGCACGTTACCGCCCTCGACGAAGAACGTGTCCTGGCTGTCGCGGGACGGGTGGTCGGCCGCGATCCGCAGCGCGTCGAAGTTGTTCCACTCGGTCTCGACCTCGGGCCCCTCTTCGATCGAGAAGCCGAGTCCGCGGAAGAACTCCGCCATCTCGCGCTCGATCGACGTGACCGGGTGCAGGTGGCCGCGCGGCGGGCGCAGCCCCGGCAGCGTCACGTCGAGCGCGTGCTCGCGAAGCGACTGCTCGGCCTGCTCCCGCTCCAGCACCTGCTGGCGCTCGGCGGCGAGCGCCTCGACGCGCGCGGCGGCGCGGTTCAGCGCCTCGCCGGCCCCGGCGCGAGCGTCTGGCGCGAGCTCGCCGATGCCGCGCAGCAGCGCGGAAAGCGAGCCCTTGCGGCCGAGGTAGCGCGCGCGAACCTCGCGCAGGTCCTGCAGCGACGAGGCGCGCGAGATCGCCTCGCCCGCCTCGCGCTCGAGCTGCTCGAGCTGCCCGGTGCCGCTGGCCATCCGGGTCGGCCCGCTCAGGCGGCGTTCTTGGCGAGCGTCACCAGCTCCGAGAACGCCCTCGGCTCGGCCACGGCGAGATCGGCGAGGACCTTGCGGTCCATCTCCACGCCCGCGCGCTTGAGCCCCGCGATGAAGCGGCTGTACGAGAGGCCGTGCTCGCGGGCCGCGGCGTTGATCCGCGCGATCCAGAGCCGATGGAACTGGCGCTTGCGCTGCTTCCGGTCCCGGTAGGCGTAGATCAGGCTCTTCTCGACCGCGAGGCGCGCCGGTCGGATCAGCTTGCCGCGCGCGGCTCGGAAGCCGCTGGCGAGCTCGAGTATCTTCTTGTGGCGACGGCGCTTGGTGACTCCGCGCTTGACTCGCATCTTCGTTCTCCCTCTACAGGTACGGAATCATGCGCTTGAGGCGCGGCTGGTCGGCGTCGGATGCGACGACCGTGCCCTCTAGATTGCGCTTCCGCTTGCTGGTTCGATTGATCAGGCGGTGCCGCTTCATTGCCTGGGTCCGGGTGACCTTTCCGGTGCCCGTCTTCTTGAATCGCTTCGCGGCGGCACGCCGCGTCTTCACCTTAGGCATCGCTCGTCTCCTCGTTCTCGTCGTCGTCGCTCTCGTCCTGGTCGTACTCGTCATCGTCATCGTCGTCGTCGTCGTCCGGCTCGTCGGGCAGCTCGGGCTCGGGCTCGACCACCGGCTCCGGCAAGCCGGCCGCCGCCGCCGCGCGCGACGCCTTCTCCCGCTCGGCCTGCCGCCGCGCCAGGATCTTCTTGATCGCGGCTCGGTCGGGGGCAATGATCATCGAGAGCATTCGCCCTTCCATGTGCGGCGAGGATTCCGCCTTCGCGACCTCCGCGAGCCGCTTCACGACGCGATCGAGCAGGTCGCGGCCGACCTGTTGGTGGGTGATCTCGCGGCCGCGAAACGTCACGGTCGCCTTCACCTTGTCACCCTCGATCAGGAAGCGCTCGGCTGCGCGGAGCTTGAAGGCGAGGTCGTGCTCGTCGATCTGGGGCCGGAGCTTGATCTCTTTCAGCTGACTCTGGTGCTGGGATCGCTTCGCGGTCGCCGCCTTCTTCTTCAGCTCGTACTTGTAGCGCCCGTAATCCATGATCTTGCACACGGGCGGCGTGCCGTTCGGCGAGATCTCGACCAGGTCGAGCCCCACGCGCGACGCGATGTCGCGGGCGGCATCGGTCGGCATGACGCCGAGCTGCTGCCCCTCCTCGTTCACCACCCTGACCTCCGGAACCCGGATGGCCCGATTGACTCGGACCTTGTCCTTCTCCGGCGCTACGTCTCGCCAACGGCGTCTACGAAATCCCACGCGTTCTGATCTCCTCCTGGATGTTCATCTGGAACCTCTCGAATGGTAGAACGGACTGGCCCGCGACGTGTCTTCGGCGCACGCTCACCGCCTGGGCCTCCTGCTCGCGCTCGCCGACCACGAGCACGTAGGGGACCTTCTGCGTCTCCGCCGCGCGCACGCGGTAGTTCAGGGTCTCGTTTCGCAGGTCGGCCGAGGCACGCACGCCGGTCTGGCCGAGCCGGCCGACCAGGTCGCTCGCGTACGCGGTCTGCCGGTCGCTGACCGGAAGCACCGCGACCTGGACCGGCGCCAGGAAGAGCGGGAAGTCACCGCCCGTGTGCTCGACGTAGATCGCGATGAAGCGCTCGAGCGACCCGAGCACCGCTCGGTGCAGCATCGCCGGCTCGTGCTCCTGGCCGTCCGCGCCGATGAAGCGCAGGCCGAAGCGGCCCGGCATCGCCATGTCGACCTGGATCGTCGAGAGCTGCCAGGCGCGGCCGAGCGCGTCCTTGAAGTGGCACTCGATCTTGGGCGCGTAGAAGGCGCCCTCGCGCGGCTTGATTCCGCACTCGAATCCGTTGCGCTCCACGGCCTCGATCAGGAGTCTCTCGGCTCGCTCCCAGTCCTCGGGCCGGCCGATGTACTTGTCGGGCCGTGTCGAGACGTAGATCTGCGCGCCCGACAGGCCCAGGTCGCGCCAGGCCTCGGCGGTCATCGCCATGAAAGCGTCGATCTCGCGGCCGACGTCCTCCTGGGCGCAGAAGATGTGCGCGTCGTCCTGCGCCATCGAGCGCACGCGGTGCAGTCCGTGCAGCGAGCCGGTGCGCTCGTTGCGGTGCAGGCGCGAGAACTCGGCGATCCGCAGCGGCAGCTCGCGGTACGAGCGCTTCTTCCAGCGGAACACCAGACAGTGTCCGGGGCAGTTCATCGGCTTGATGCCGAGCTCCTCGCCCTCCTCGGAGCCGGGGAAGAGGAAGAAGTCGTCGTGGAAGTTCTGGTAGTGCCCGGAGGTCTTGTAGAGCTCCGCCGAGAAGACCTGCGGGCACATGACCTCGTCGTAGCCGTGCTTCCGGTAGAGCTCGCGGATGTAGTCGACGAGGCCGTTGTACAGGGTCAGGCCCTTGGGCAGGTAGAACGGCGAGCCCTGCGCCCACTCGTGGAACTGGAACAGCTCGAGGTCGTGACCGACCTTGCGGTGGTCGCGCTCGCGCGCGGCGTCGAGTCGGGCCAGGTACTCGCCGAGCTCCTTCTCGTCCTTGAACGCGATTCCGTAGACGCGCTGGAGCATCTTGTTCTGCTCGTCACCGCGCCAGTAGGAGCCCGCGAGCTCGGTCAGGCGCCATGCGCCGATCTGCCCCGCTCGCTGCACGTGGGGGCCGCGGCAGAGATCCACGAAGCCGGCGTGCCGGAAGATCGTGATGTCCTGACCGGCGGGGATGTCGTCGAGGCGCGACACCTTCAGCGTCTCGCCCAGCTCCTCGAAGATCCGCTTCGCCTCGGCGCGCTCGACCACGATCCGCTCGAAGGCGGCGTCCTCCGCGACGATCGCTCGCATCTCGGCCTCGATCTTCGGCAGCTCGTCGGGCGTGATGCGCACCGGCAGATCGAAGTCGTACTGGAACTTCTCGGTGTGGTCGCTCCGCCCGACATCGATCTGTGTCGTCGGCCAGAGCCGCTTCACCGCGTCGGCCATCACGTGCTCGGCCGAGTGCCGGATCACCTGGCCGCCCTCCGGATCGCGCGCGGTGATGATGCGAATCCGGCCGCCGCTCGCGGGAAGCGGCGCGCGCAGATCGATCAGCTCGCCCCCGATCTCCCCGGCGAGCGCCGCCTTCGCCAGGCCTGCGCCGATGCGGCGCGCGACGTCGAGCGCAGTGCTCCCGCCGGGCACGCTCATACGTGTGCCATCCGGCAGCTCGAGTTCCACAATAGCGCCGCTCATGTGTCGATCGTCCGTGGGGCAGAGTCGCGCATCTTGGTAGGCACGGGCGGTTTCGAACCGCCGACCCCTACCGTGTCAAGGTAGTGCTCTACCCCTGAGCTACGTGCCTCTAAACCAGCGATCTTGGTATCAATTCCGCTCTGGGGCGTCAATTTTCGCGCGCTCCGGCGCGAGCGGTTCCGCTGCGCCGGGGGCGACCTCGACTCGGAGCCGCGCCCGGCCGGCCCCCGCTTCCACCGGAACCAGCGCAAAGCCCTCGAAGTGCACGCTTGCGAGCCGCTCGAGCAGCGCCCCCGCGGACAGCGAGGAGACGACCTGAAGCGAGGCCCCGCCCGGCTGGAGCGACCGGATCTCGGCGCTTCGCGCGGCGAGCGTACCGACCAGGGCGCGCTGCACGGACTGCACCTGGGCCAGACCCGAGACTGCCTCGAGCTCGATCTCGACCGGTCGCTCCCCGGGGGTCTGGGCCAGCCAGTTGCGCTCGAGCTGGAGTCCCAGGTTCGCGGCGAGCTGCGGCTCGAGCGCCGCGAGCGCCCGGGCGATCGCCTCGCCGCGCTCGGCGTGGTAGCCGGCGGCTTCGAAGCGCGCGATCGCGAGCTCGCTGCCGTCGTCGGAGCGGAGCGCGCGCGCGCGGACCTCGGCGACCCCTCCACCCGCGCCCTCCGCCTGCAGATTCGGCCGCCAGTCGACCTCGAGATCGAGTCCGACGTCGGCTCCGACCCCGCGCGCGAGCTCGAGGGCGCTGCGCGGTGCGCCCCCCTCGTCCGGCCGCAGGGCCGCCTCGATCAGGACGAACTCCTGCTGCTCCAGCTTGCCGCGCAGGCTCCGGGCGAGCTGAGAGAGCGCGCCCAGCGGCGGCGCCGACGCGAGCTCTCCCACCGGGCGCACCCGCAGCGCCAGGGACGGCCGCTCGCCTGCCTCGCGCAGGAATCCGCCTCGCACCAGGAAGCTGCGCAGCTGGACGGCGTCGACGCGCGCGGTGACGGGCAGCACCCATTCCTGCACCGCCGGATCGAGCGCCGAGCTCCGGCGGGACAGCGCTCCGTCCACGCGGTAGGTCAGCACGAAGCTCTGCGCGACCGGCTCGAGCCCGACGCGCAGCCGCTCGGCATCCTGTTCGAAGCGCTCGGCCGGCAGCAGCGCGCGCGCGACCTGGAACACCGCCGCGATCAGGGCCGCACGGAAGGCGGCGTCGCGTGGCGGCGCCTCCGACGGGCCGCCCACCGCCACGACCCCCTCGCTCGTCACCGTCATCGGCTCGAGCGCACGAGCGGGCGCAGATGCAAGGAGCAGCAGCGCGGCCGCGCCGAGCGCGGCGAGAAGCGATTTCAGGCGACGCGGCATCGCGCGGCTCCCGTGCCGAGGATCTGATCGAGGTCCTGCACCAGCTCCTGCGTCACCCGGACCTTGTGGCTCGGCAGCTCGAAGACGGCCTCGGCGCCGCTCTCCAGCCGCAGCTCGAGCTGCACCGGCACCGGCCCCGGAACCAGATCGAGCACGCGGCGCAGGCTCGCGAGCCGTTCCCCACCGGCGTCGCACGCGGCGACCACGATCGAGAGGCGGCTGGTCCGCCGCGTCCACGCGTCCAGCAGAGGCATGATCTCGTCGGCGTGGAGCTCGGGGCGGGTCGGCTCGCCCGCGACGTTGCCCTTGATCAGGACCGGGCTCTCCGACTGGAGCAGCGCCGAGAACTTCGCATAGGTCTTGGGAAAGAAGACGATGTCGATCGATCCGCCGAGATCCTCGAGGCTGGCCCGCGCCATCAGATCGCCCTTCTTCGTGTTCTGCACCCGCAAGCCCGAGAGCAGCCCGCCCACCCAGACGTCGCGGCGGCGGCCCGAATCGACGGGGATCTGGTCGAGTCGGAAGCTGGTGAAGAGCTCGAGCGTCCGGGCGTGCTCGCGCAGCGGATGCCCGGTGACGTAGAAGCCGAGCAGCTCCTTCTCGCCCGCGAGCCGCTGCTCCTCCGGCCACTCCTCGACCTCGGCGAGCGCCGGCGCCGCGGTCGGAGCCTCGACACCGAAGAGTGACTCCTGACCGAGGAGTCGGTCACGCTGCTCGCGCTGCGCGCGCTCGATCGCCGCGGGCACCGCGGCGAAGAGCGACGCCCGCGTCGCCTTGGTGAAGTCGAATGCGCCCGCGCGGATCAGGCTCTCGATCACGCGGCGGTTGACGCGCTTCGCATCGATCCGGCCGGTGAAGTCGTACAGGCTCTCGAACGGGCCGCCCGCACGGCGCGTCTCGAGAATCGCCTCGATCGCGGCCTCGCCCACGTTCTTCACGCCGGAGAAGCCGAATCGGATCCCCTCGGGAACCACCGCGAAATCGCGCTCCGAGGAGTTCAGCTCCGGCGCGAGCCCCTCGATGCCGCGGTCGCGCGCGTGCTGGATGTAGGGACCGAGCTTGTCGTGGTTGCCCGACTCCATCGTGAGCAGCGCGGCCAGGAACTCGCGCGGGTGGTTCGCCTTCAGGTAGGCGGTCTGGTAGGTGATCAGCGCGTAGGCGGTCGAGTGCGCCTTCGGGAACGCGTAGCCGGCGAACTTCTCGATCATCTCGAAGAGCGCCTCGGCGCGCCGCTGCTCGACGCCGTTCGCGAGCGCCCCGGAGACGAAGCGCGCGCGCTGCTTCTCCATCTCCTCGGGCTTCTTCTTGCCCATCGCGCGGCGCAGGAAGTCCGCCTCGCCGAGCGAGTAGCCGGAGACGCGGTTCGCGATCTGCAGGACCTGATCCTGGTAGACGATCACGCCGAGCGTCTCGGAGGTGACCTCCTCGAAGGCGGGCAGGAAGTACTCGACGCTGGCCAGGCCGAGCTTCCGGTCTACGTACTCCTGTGTCGCGCCCGACTCGAGCGGACCGGTGCGGTAGAGCGCGATCAGCGGAATGATCTCGCGGAAGACCTTGGGCCTGAGCTTCATCACGAGCTCGGTCATGCCCGCGGACTCCATCTGGAACACGCCCTCGGTGTCGCCGCGCGAGAGCAGCTCGTAGGTGCGCGTGTCGTCCATCGGAATCGCCGCGACCGAGAACGACGGGAGCCCGCTGTTTCGCACCAGCCGCTCCGCGTCCGCGATGATCGTGAGCGTGCGCAGGCCGAGGAAGTCGAACTTCACCAGCCCCACCCGCTCGACCATGTTCATGTCGTACTGGGTGACGATCTCGCCCGATTTCGGATCGCGGTACAGCGGCACCAGGTCGATCAGGGGCTGGTTCCCGATCACGACCCCGGCCGCGTGCGTGGAGGCGTGCCGCGTCAGCCCTTCGAGCGCGAGCGCCGTGTCGAGCAGGCGCTTCACCTGCGGATCCTCGGCCGCCTTCGCGCGAAGCTCGGGCGACTGGTCGATCGCCTCCTGCAACGTGATGCCGAGGATCTCGGGCACGAGCTTGGCGATCCGGTCCACGTCGCCGAACGCGAGGCCGAAGGCGCGCCCCACGTCGCGGATCACCGCTCGGGCCTGGAGCT includes:
- the rpmI gene encoding 50S ribosomal protein L35: MPKVKTRRAAAKRFKKTGTGKVTRTQAMKRHRLINRTSKRKRNLEGTVVASDADQPRLKRMIPYL
- the pheS gene encoding phenylalanine--tRNA ligase subunit alpha, with protein sequence MASGTGQLEQLEREAGEAISRASSLQDLREVRARYLGRKGSLSALLRGIGELAPDARAGAGEALNRAAARVEALAAERQQVLEREQAEQSLREHALDVTLPGLRPPRGHLHPVTSIEREMAEFFRGLGFSIEEGPEVETEWNNFDALRIAADHPSRDSQDTFFVEGGNVLRTHTSPVQIRAMTGRTPPFRFIAPGRVFRVDHDATHSPFFHQIEGFMVDERVSFGDMKGVLYAFARHLMGPDVRLRFRAHFFPFTEPSAEFDFSWRDGWLEWGGCGMIHPGVLENCGIDARKYQGFAFGMTIDRTAMQRFGIPNIHLMFEGDVRVLEQIG
- a CDS encoding phenylalanine--tRNA ligase subunit beta — its product is MKVSLDWLASFVDLPPQAELEERLTLAGLEIEEVLRTGPDLSAIRVGHVLERRPHPNAERLSVCSVDLGVAAPATIVCGAPNVAAGQKVAVAVPGVTLPDGTKLKKSKIRGEVSEGMICSSRELGLGDDAGGILVLDPGAAVGAALPDVLAVGETILDVEITPNRGDWVSMLGMAREVSALFGGPLRMPPSEPVEGERDAAKDVRISIEDAEGCPAYVARVVHGVRVGPSPAWLAARLEAAGMRAINVVVDVTNFVLLEYGQPLHAFDLETLRGGEVRVRRAHAGEKIATLDGETRALVPEDLVIADAERGVAIAGVMGGAETEVRATTRDVLIESAVFAPARVRRTSKRLGLRSEASYRFERGVDAEGIARAADRAARLLAELAGGSVARGRVEARGSGARGVVEIALDPAHPNRLLGLELSAEQIVALLSRVGVQARLDANGLLRCAVPSWRNDLAIAQDLIEEIARIHGYDAIEPTLPRATLEPVSKPASLVLADRARDALKAVGLSEIRLLPAVLPEELDSLRLPPDHELRRAVRLANPMQGMGSLLCPSLLPGLLRTARRNLSRQVGSVRIFEVARVFLARGPGELPEEPLRAAALLTRGERASLWESVTPAPVFFDAKGIAEALFAELGISAVFHSRSEAPWLHPGASGELRRGSRVLCRLGELHPEVASRFEISPPCAVLEVDLAALLESRPAVAQVREVSLYPAVRRDLAVLFSASQPAGDVLDAIRKTAGNSLVSAEIFDRYDGVGIPAGKVSVAFRLVFQRPDRTLLDTEVAKATERVVEMLGQRFGAELR
- the thrS gene encoding threonine--tRNA ligase; translation: MSGAIVELELPDGTRMSVPGGSTALDVARRIGAGLAKAALAGEIGGELIDLRAPLPASGGRIRIITARDPEGGQVIRHSAEHVMADAVKRLWPTTQIDVGRSDHTEKFQYDFDLPVRITPDELPKIEAEMRAIVAEDAAFERIVVERAEAKRIFEELGETLKVSRLDDIPAGQDITIFRHAGFVDLCRGPHVQRAGQIGAWRLTELAGSYWRGDEQNKMLQRVYGIAFKDEKELGEYLARLDAARERDHRKVGHDLELFQFHEWAQGSPFYLPKGLTLYNGLVDYIRELYRKHGYDEVMCPQVFSAELYKTSGHYQNFHDDFFLFPGSEEGEELGIKPMNCPGHCLVFRWKKRSYRELPLRIAEFSRLHRNERTGSLHGLHRVRSMAQDDAHIFCAQEDVGREIDAFMAMTAEAWRDLGLSGAQIYVSTRPDKYIGRPEDWERAERLLIEAVERNGFECGIKPREGAFYAPKIECHFKDALGRAWQLSTIQVDMAMPGRFGLRFIGADGQEHEPAMLHRAVLGSLERFIAIYVEHTGGDFPLFLAPVQVAVLPVSDRQTAYASDLVGRLGQTGVRASADLRNETLNYRVRAAETQKVPYVLVVGEREQEAQAVSVRRRHVAGQSVLPFERFQMNIQEEIRTRGIS
- the dnaE gene encoding DNA polymerase III subunit alpha, with the translated sequence MIAKDGFAHLHLHTQYSLLDGAIKLAPLFEQVKALGQRAVGMSDHGNLFGAAEFHEKARAQGVKPIIGCETYIATGSRFEKEKRAQDKSGFDAINHLLLIAQNREGYRNLIHLVSRGYLEGFYYKPRIDLELLRAHSEGLIATSGCLSSMINRALGAGETRRAWELAEEFARIFPGRFYVEIQRHGIPLQDRVNTELIAIARELSLPLLATNDAHYLHAHDHGPHEALLCVGTGTTLDDPNRFRFDGSGFYVKSAAEMAEVFHDLPQALSNTVEIAERCTLEIETGVYQMPQFQVPSHTTREAVLREQAWAGLRWRLGLDPDEPLRETQTRYGERLQMELDVICKMGFEGYFLIVADFIGRAREQSIPVGPGRGSSAGSLVTFSLGITGVDPIEYDILFERFLNPERISMPDIDVDFCMRGRDSVIEYVRRKYDGETLDQKRVAQIITFGKLQARAVIRDVGRAFGLAFGDVDRIAKLVPEILGITLQEAIDQSPELRAKAAEDPQVKRLLDTALALEGLTRHASTHAAGVVIGNQPLIDLVPLYRDPKSGEIVTQYDMNMVERVGLVKFDFLGLRTLTIIADAERLVRNSGLPSFSVAAIPMDDTRTYELLSRGDTEGVFQMESAGMTELVMKLRPKVFREIIPLIALYRTGPLESGATQEYVDRKLGLASVEYFLPAFEEVTSETLGVIVYQDQVLQIANRVSGYSLGEADFLRRAMGKKKPEEMEKQRARFVSGALANGVEQRRAEALFEMIEKFAGYAFPKAHSTAYALITYQTAYLKANHPREFLAALLTMESGNHDKLGPYIQHARDRGIEGLAPELNSSERDFAVVPEGIRFGFSGVKNVGEAAIEAILETRRAGGPFESLYDFTGRIDAKRVNRRVIESLIRAGAFDFTKATRASLFAAVPAAIERAQREQRDRLLGQESLFGVEAPTAAPALAEVEEWPEEQRLAGEKELLGFYVTGHPLREHARTLELFTSFRLDQIPVDSGRRRDVWVGGLLSGLRVQNTKKGDLMARASLEDLGGSIDIVFFPKTYAKFSALLQSESPVLIKGNVAGEPTRPELHADEIMPLLDAWTRRTSRLSIVVAACDAGGERLASLRRVLDLVPGPVPVQLELRLESGAEAVFELPSHKVRVTQELVQDLDQILGTGAARCRVA
- a CDS encoding integration host factor subunit alpha; translation: MTKADIVETIYERVGFSKKESAELVETVFDVIKDALVGGEKVKFSGFGNFIVREKNARKGRNPQTGEEIQLEARRVLTFKPSLVLKNALNEGGVLETGSDEDDDE
- the rplT gene encoding 50S ribosomal protein L20, producing MRVKRGVTKRRRHKKILELASGFRAARGKLIRPARLAVEKSLIYAYRDRKQRKRQFHRLWIARINAAAREHGLSYSRFIAGLKRAGVEMDRKVLADLAVAEPRAFSELVTLAKNAA
- a CDS encoding MerR family transcriptional regulator gives rise to the protein MIDAIQDQLARIPDKTYFRIGEVSKLVGVEPYVLRFWETEFKTMVPPKSRSKQRMYRRKDLETILVVKHLLYAERFTIEGARKRLLELQRGHKAGAAEPTPEGAALLRQRLLELRKLVASA